GAAGGAAGGTGACAGTTGAGGAAGTGAGTTAGGAGAGACGGAAGTATGTTGCAGGAGTTATGTAGAGTAGGATGAGGTTAGgagaaaaatatacaaaaagaaacaaaaagcttagaaacaaaaagacagtCATTGCAATGGGAGAACAGCTttagaggaaaggaggaaaaatgatGAGAAGGTAATTGTTAAACTTGCAATGTGCAAGAGGGGCTTCTTTCAGAAATTGGAATCcaataagataagactttactgatcccataCTGAGGAAATTCACTTGTTACGAAGCAAGAATAAAAGGGAGAGGACTTTTTTATTCATTGATCAGCACCCCTATTTCCCACAGTTATGGTTATGAGTAAAGCATTTTGTTCGATGTAAAATATTTACATTCACATTTACACCCAAGGGATTTCTGCACGTTACGATTAGATAGCAAATAGCAAGTAATTTGGTGCCCCCTTTGGATATTTGTTCGAACGCATACAATGGTTCACAGCTCAGATTGTCTTAAGGAGGAGACCAGACAGTGTAATGGAATCTTAATTGAGAATCCCAAAATATCATAGAAAAGGAGATGTCAGGAAATTGCTAGTGCTCATCAAACAACTCCTGGGAAAGATGGCATATGTTATAAAATGTTGGCacaattttgtactaaaaagcactgagtcgtttgttttctttctgagagtttattctgacgctGCCTGCtgtctcaagtgtgagatgacaagaaagagcccagagcaggagaagttgttagattatcagaatcagaatcaggatcagaattcttttattgatccccgaggggaaattatTTGTGGtgcaggtgctccttacaagaataaagttagaaaaggaagaaaagagaaagaaaatatatatataaaaagcaaatatcaaaaacaaaatatttatactgagacaaatatttatagtgaaatatatatataaaacaaaatatacaacaaatataaaacaaaatctaaaacaaaatatatatactgagaaaaataaacagagtatATACAGAGGATGTGTAAAATTGAATTTGGTCAAAAATGTATCAGTATAATATAATATCAGGCAGTgaaaagtccaagggccattcagagggaggagttgtacaggttgatggccacaggcaggaatgatttcctgcgGCGTTCAGTCTTGAGTTTTGGTGGGTTGAGTCTCTCACTGTGCCTggccagcacatcatgaagtgggtgtgagacgttgtccaagatagtccgtagcttagtcagcatcctcctctctggcaCCACCATCAGAGACTCACACTCCATTcccacaacgtcactggccttgcggatcagtttgttgagtctgttggcgtcCGCCATCcccagcctgctgccccagcacgcAACAGCGTAGAGAATAGCACttgccaccacagactcatagaaaatcctgagcatagtctggcagatgttgaaggacctcagttgcctcagaaaatagagacaactctggcccttcctgtagagagcgtcagtgttctttgtccagtccagtttattgtcattatgtacccccaggtacttgtaatcctccacaatgtccacactgactccctggatggaaacaaggGTCACTGGTaccttggttctcctcaggttCACTACCAGCTCCTTAGTCTTTTCCacgtttagttgcagatggctctgctcacaccatgtgacaaagttgtccacaacAACCCTggactcatcctcatcatcctcactgatacatccaactatcacagagtcatcagaaaacttctgaagatggcaggtctctgtgcaatagttgaagtccgtggtatagagggtgaagagtaagggagagaggacagtcccCTGTGGGGTCCCAGTGTTGGTGACCATTCTGTcggacacacagtgttgcaggtgcaagtactgtggtctgccagtcaggtagtccacaatccagaACACTAGGGGGCGTCcacctgcattgctgtcagcttgtcacccAGTGGAGCTGgacgaatggtgttaaatgtactggagaagtcaaaaaacataaccctcacagtgctcgccGGCTTGTCCAGGTTGACGTGGACATGATTGAGCAGGTGGATGATGGCATCCTCAAGTCCAAGTCGCAAACTGgagggggtccaagagtggcttgaccatgggccagagctgctccaggacaagtctctccagggtcttcatgatgtgggacgtcagtgccacaggtctgtagtccTTGGAGGCCTACAGTgtcaaatgtattaaaaaacagattcagttcattggcCCTGTCAATGCTGCCTTCAACTCCTCTGTTGTTAGTTGTTCTGAAGCCAGTGATTGTCTTCATTCCactccagacctctctcaaGTTGTTCCGCTGGAGTTTCCACTCCAGCTTtctcctgtatttctccttaGCCTCGTTGATTTCACCTTCAGTTCCCCCTGTATTGTTCTCGCCTCCTCCCTGTTACCCACACAgaaagccctcttcttctcattgagGATGACTTTGATGTCCTTTGTCACCTACGGCTTGTTATTTGGATAACAATGGACAATCCTGGCTGGGTCAAtggagtccacacagaaagtgatataGTCCATGATGCACTCTGTGAGCTcatcaatgtcctccccatgcggctcacagagtgcctgccagtctgtcacctcaaaacagccctgcagtgtctcGTATGTCTTCTCTgaccatctcctcactgtccttgtggTTGCAGGCTAACTCTTCACCAGAGGCATATAACAGGGATTGAGGTGCACAAGGTTGTGGTCTGACCTacccagaggggggaggggggagcagcTGTATGTATCCTATGCATAATAAGCACctatttcctttcctcttcaccctctacacgTCAGACTTCAGACACCACCAACaactgtcacatccagaagttctctaGATGATACAACCATCATTGGACACGTATCACAAGGTAACGAACTGGAATATAGGGAGGTCACAAACTTTGtagactggtgtggactgaaccacttACACATACATGCCACcgagacaaaggagatggtaaCTGATTTCCGAAGGAcggtaccacagactacactagtgaacatccagggcttggacgTTGAGATCGTGGGGcattacaaatacctgggtgttgACCTCAgtaacaaactggactggacaaatagtacagatgccctgtacaggGTGGGCCAAAGTtgtctgcacctgctaagaagactgagatCCTTTGGATTATGTAggacactgatgaaaacaattTATGACTCTGTATATGACGTATTAGGGCCATGATAAGAAAAATCCAAGATTTCGATAAGAAAGTTGTAAttttatgagaataaagtcataTTTTTATAAGAGTTAAGGTGAAACATTAGGACAATAAAGTCATACTTCTTTTCGCTGTTATTTTAGAAGAGAGATATCAGAAGAGCAGTCAAAATGAGGGTTGTGGAGAACTTTGTGAAGTTGTAATATCCTTTTCTCATAAAATTCTCGAAAAATCAGACCTTTATTCTCATAACATTATGACTTTTTTCTCATAGAATTACGACTTTATTCTCATAATATtctgactttattctcataGTATTCCAACTTTTTTTTAGAATAATAGTACACCTTTATTCTTGAAgtctaaaaaaacaaataaataaataaataaataaaaattctgCTCAATGTGGCCCTAAAACTCAtagcatctgcagttttctatgcaaTGGTCTGCTGGAcctgtggaagctctgagagggacaaaaaaagactgaacaaactgatcagtagagtcatcccaacagctgtcatgttcatttaatgtagcactgtgctgatgctgttttcgaattctacatcataaatccacttttgttttgcactactgttatcaatgctaatacatgctcacattatccatttcatctggtgcgATATCATTACATCTTGTGTAATCTCTAACTTGTATACTTTTTCCCAACTGTGAAATAACattatttattatccatattggcaacagtatatttatatactgtatattttgtgCATCCAGTCTCGTGAAATTCAGTGTCTTTCTATGCAACTGTATTTCTCAGttgcaatacaacatatgacattagtattttttctcataaaaatattggcaatagtacttttATGGGCAGTAGAATTTTATGGCATTTGGTATTTTTTATGgaaaatttatggaaaatgtaaaaagttcatgctacagtgatattatatcatgaaagtagGGCATTTAAGTAAACGCATGCAATGGTGATTacctcatctcaaacaatttattgaaacaaaagccaacaacagtggtgggtataccacaacaaaaaatgtcaacgtctcaataacttgtcatgtgcccttgagcatcaattacagcttgacaactatgtctcatgctgttcacaagtcGACTTATTGTCTActgaggcatggcatcccacCTTTCTTGAAGGACGGCCCTCAGATCATTGAGGTTCTGGGGTACAAAGTTACGAGCCTCTACACAGCGACTCAGCTGATCCAATAGGTTTTctatgggattcaggtctggagaaaaAGCAGACCACTCAATTTGAGTTACCCTAGTCTCCAGTAGCCTTTCCCTAATGATGCGACCTTGATGAGCTGGAGCATTGCCGTCCATGAAGAAGTggtcagggactgtcctctgcagtgtgggggcaccattcctcttcaccctctacacagcagacttttcacacctgtcacccacttgccacctgcagaagttctctgtcggcctcatcacagatggggacgacaggtcatacagaggactcatccaggattttgtggactggtgccagcagaaccacctccagattaacgcgggtaaaaccaaggagctggttgtggactttcgtcggcgcccgcactcttcaccaacaccagtgaacatccagggaagggacattgagatggcgacatcttataagtacctgggtgttcatctgaacaataaattggactggactcataacaccactgcactttacaaaaaaggacagagcagactctatctgctcaggaggctgaggtcttttggggtgcgtggggcactcctaaagaccttctatgactctgttgtggcctctgccattttctatggtgtagtctgctgggggagcagcatcactacagctgacaggaagaggctgggcaaacttatcaagaaggccagctctgtcctgggatgccctctggaactggtggaggaggtgggggggaggaggatgacagccaagctgtcctccatgacagacaatgactcccaccccctccaaaacacactcactgcactgaggagctccatcagtgacaggatgctacatccaaagtgtgtgaaagagcggtatcgcaggtcattcctccctgcagctgtcagactgtacaataaaagctgctctaagtaatcagtgcaatagtctggacaataagctgtgcaataaaaacatgtacataacagtctgtaaatacgatctacaatttcttacaatttcttttttttttacaatttctttctttttatttttatttaaatcctcactcttttgtacatactgtttttgtttctaatctgcatgcacttcttatattaatctttactgatgctgctgtattctggaattcccctcgcgggacaaataaaggaatattgatcttgatcttgaaattaggcctgtgttgttcatgcaggggtatgactggattaatgatgttattcaggtagTATAGGCTTGTCACCGTACCATTCACAAGTGTAGGGCAGTTCTGTATTGACTAGACACActgcccacactgtaacaccaccatTTCTGCTTGGCGTGAATTgactttcatcagagaacagcaccGAGGCCCACTGATCTCTCGTCCAGCGTAAATGCTCCCTGGCCCATGAAAGACAATGATGCCATCGCCTGGTGGTGTGGTCAGGTACCCTTGCAGGTCATCTAGCACGCAGACCACGCTAATGTGAACAGTTTCAAATGGTCTGACATGACGCTTGGGTGCTTCTCACCTCCCTTAAATGGCCTGGAGTTGAGTGGCATTCATTAACTGGTTCCACGGGGCAATGTTCACAATGAAGCAGTCAGTGTGGGATCTGGCCAAAGGATGTCCACTTctatgcctttctgtgactcttccagtctctctgttgcaacctgctgatgacaagctgtgacactctaagctcagtggccactttcctctgagaacatcctgtttgaagaCTTGCAATGGTGAGGTACTATTGATCAACTGTAGAGTCAtcttggtctcatgatgtcaaaatgtgaacagcatgatgacGAGGGCTGTTTAAATACCAATTCTAATTGAAACAGGAAATTTATTGGTCGATTCATGGATCAAACAGCTGTTGTGAACTTAGCCATTCAGCTCCTTATTAGAGAACAGCAAGTTGTGCAAAAAGTACCGAAACATTGAACAGTTGAATATTTGCATACAGAAGTTTAGAGGTCACATTATAGGTCAGCCTAATCATTTTCTGATGACAGCATTTTAGATTCCCACCTTGAGCTTGTCTAAGGGAAATGGCTGGTGTGAATGTGCTCTTCTTAAAAAAATATGCTTCTTTGATTAAAAACTCAAAAAGGtgtaaataaaacttaaaaaggTACACATTAACTCTCAACATGACGTCACCAACTTCTCTCTTAGCAACTTACCCTGCTTTTTGTGTCAAAATTCTTTAATCTAAAATTTTAAGAAGTCTTTAAGATAGGACTGGCATGCCTATTCAGGTGGGTAGGGGCAAGTTTTAGCTGTTTTGTCAACACAGCCCAAACTCCATTAAAGCTTAACAGATTTTACAAAGGAGCTCCAGCTTGTCtttacgcgcacacacacatttccaggAGAGAGAAATGCTGATAGAAGTCAGACTTGAAGAAACATGTGacagtgtaaacaaacagtGTACCACTTGTGAATTGCAGTGCAACATGTGGGTATTTCAAGTATGttaaattgtaattaaaaacaagaaagcaCATCCTCACACAGAACAGTCAAGGTGGAATTTGTTATTAAGGGATAAACATACATGCTGCATATGGACCTAATGACTGCTGACAAATCagcaaaagcaaagcagaagaTTGACCATTAGTCTAGATTTTGTAGTAAAGCAAACTTTTATTAAGTGACAGATCAGTCCTTCTTGGCAGCAGCCTTCCTCATGGCAGCCAGTACATtgctcagctcctctctctttctcttggcCCGAATGTGAGTGCCAATCTGGAGAAGAAACACCAACATTAGATTGAATCGCTTCAGTGCTATCTAAACATAGCTCCCTTTCTTAGGTTTGGGGTCAGTTTAATGCATCATATTCGTCAATGATATGTTAAACCTGGTACAGTCTCATACAGTGACACCACTCACCATATCTGTGAGGGCCAGTTGAATAAAGCTATACATACAAGTGTACAACTCTGTACATAGAAAGGCAGAACTATATACACTAGATTTAAAAAGCTACTTAAAACTTACAGAGAAAAATTCACAGCAACATTTGCACAAGTCTGTTTTAGACTGGCAGAATTTATGGGTAATTAATTCGAAATTATGGTGGCTGTCTGGCAGTTCTGACTTACACAAGCACTTTTAAGGGCAccaacagagaaaataaactcaCTCTCTTCTTGATAAACTTGAGGGCTCTCTTGTCCTTTGACACTTTCAGCAGCTCCATGGCTCGCCTTTCATATGGAGCAAAACCACACACTTCACGGATCATGTCCCGAACAAACTTGCTGTGTTTGGT
The Chaetodon auriga isolate fChaAug3 chromosome 3, fChaAug3.hap1, whole genome shotgun sequence DNA segment above includes these coding regions:
- the rpl36 gene encoding large ribosomal subunit protein eL36, with product MAIRYPMAVGLNKGHPVTKNVTAPKHSRRRGRLTKHSKFVRDMIREVCGFAPYERRAMELLKVSKDKRALKFIKKRIGTHIRAKRKREELSNVLAAMRKAAAKKD